Proteins from one Penaeus monodon isolate SGIC_2016 chromosome 39, NSTDA_Pmon_1, whole genome shotgun sequence genomic window:
- the LOC119597593 gene encoding sodium-coupled monocarboxylate transporter 1-like: protein MAPSAEQMEPLVDQLSGFSVVDYVVFAGLLVVSMGIGVYHAFRGNKNPEEFLLGGRSMSTLPVSISLLSSFISAISILGNSGETYAHGMQLSMLLVGALTGITGAAHLFLPVFYPLKMTSVNEYIEMRFNSRMLRITSLVLNTFIGLIYSGLCLFAPTLALASVTPLSVDNNIVILGIVCTLYSTIGGLKAVVWTDVFQMGVVLAGVVAVIIVGCLEVGGIQEVWTIAQANNRTEFFNLSLDPHERHTLANVMTMGTVLYFSVYGVSQTNLQRICSVPSEGQAKRVLYMNIVGMIVLCSLLYFSGLCAFATYHGCDPLTRGLISTKDQIMPYFVMDKMGFLYGMPGLFVATLFSGALSSLSSVINSLVAMLWTDTLLPLPFFGNMSKAGGAIVNKILSLVVGAIMIGVAFFAKRFGGLIQAAITITSVMGGPMLGLFILGILVPHCDRRGAFMGIVTSAVFVSWIAMGASLYGTKPEYLSLSTDNCPASFNVSNQTLNPHGDQVISDVTQFANLSSFVQSRGQNDLDDVISKSALHKLDLEEGAPATIAAESLVEDTTAQEDWPLLALYKISYTLYPVIGTLTCIIVAVIVTIATGGEDLSRVRPELVSPIIRRFLPPSSRTTKDSYYLPVKTFSMEDSANGHQLYPIHKSDP from the exons ATGGCTCCCTCCGCCGAGCAGATGGAACCCTTGGTGGACCAGCTGTCGGGGTTCAGCGTGGTCGACTACGTGGTGTTCGCCGGGCTTCTGGTGGTCAGCATGGGCATCGGGGTTTACCATGCCTTCCGCGGGAACAAGAACCCGGAGGAGTTCTTGCTCGGCGGGAGGTCCATGTCCACGCTCCCggtttccatctctcttttatcGTCGTTTATCTCTGCCATCTCTATTCTGG GGAACTCGGGGGAGACCTACGCCCACGGGATGCAGCTCAGCATGTTACTCGTGGGCGCCCTCACCGGCATCACGGGCGCGGCGCACCTCTTCCTCCCCGTGTTTTACCCCCTCAAGATGACCAGCGTGAATGAG TACATCGAGATGAGGTTCAATTCCCGCATGCTCAGGATCACGTCGCTGGTTCTGAACACGTTCATCGGCCTCATCTACTCGGGCCTGTGTCTGTTCGCCCCCACGCTGGCGCTGGCCTCCGTCACCCCCCTCTCGGTTGACAACAACATCGTCATTCTGGGCATCGTGTGCACCTTGTACTCCACCATT GGCGGGCTGAAGGCGGTGGTGTGGACGGACGTGTTCCAGATGGGGGTCGTGCTGGCGGGCGTGGTGGCCGTGATCATCGTGGGCTGCCTGGAGGTGGGCGGCATCCAGGAAGTGTGGACCATCGCGCAGGCAAACAACCGGACCGAGTTCTTCAA CCTCAGCCTCGACCCCCACGAGCGGCACACCCTCGCCAACGTCATGACCATGGGCACGGTCCTCTACTTCTCTGTGTACGGAGTTTCGCAGACCAACCTGCAGCGAATCTGTTCCGTGCCTTCGGAGGGCCAGGCCAAGAG aGTCCTGTACATGAACATCGTGGGTATGATAGTGCTATGCAGCCTCCTGTACTTCAGCGGCCTTTGTGCCTTCGCGACCTACCATGGCTGTGACCCCTTGACCCGAGGTCTCATCAGTACAAAGGACCAGATCATGCCCTATTTCGTCATGGATAAAATGGGCTTCTTGTACGGTATGCCCGGCCTCTTCGTGGCTACCCTCTTCAGTGGAGCTCTAAG CTCGCTCTCGTCCGTGATCAACTCGCTGGTGGCCATGCTGTGGACGGACACGCTGCTGCCGCTGCCCTTCTTCGGGAACATGTCCAAGGCGGGCGGGGCCATCGTCAACAAGATCCTGT CCCTGGTAGTGGGCGCCATCATGATCGGCGTGGCCTTCTTCGCCAAGCGCTTCGGCGGCCTCATCCAGGcggccatcaccatcaccagcgtCATGGGCGGCCCGATGCTCGGCCTCTTCATCCTGGGCATCCTCGTGCCCCACTGCGATCGTCGCGGGGCATTCATGGGCATCGTCACGTCTGCG GTGTTCGTTTCCTGGATAGCGATGGGGGCCTCGCTCTACGGCACAAAACCtgaatacctctctctctcgactgACAATTGCCCCGCCAGCTTCAACGTTAGCAACCAGACGCTTAATCCCCACGGCGATCAGGTGATTAGTGACGTCACCCAGTTTGCGAACCTCAGTTCTTTCGTTCAATCGAGAGGCCAGAATGATCTTGATGACGTCATAAGTAAATCCGCCTTACACAAACTCGACTTGGAAGAGGGGGCGCCCGCCACCATTGCCGCCGAGAGCCTCGTCGAGGACACTACGGCACAGGAGGA ttGGCCACTCTTAGCTTTATATAAGATTTCCTACACTCTTTACCCGGTCATCGGAACTCTTACTTGTATCATCGTAGCCGTTATCGTCACCATCGCTACAG GAGGAGAGGACCTGAGCCGAGTCAGACCGGAGCTGGTGAGTCCTATCATCCGGCGGTTCCTTCCTCCCAGTTCCAGGACCACGAAGGACTCCTATTACCTCCCTGTCAAAACCTTCTCTATGGAGGATTCTGCCAACGGGCACCAGCTGTATCCTATACACAAATCTGATCCTTAA